One window of the Acaryochloris sp. CCMEE 5410 genome contains the following:
- a CDS encoding STAS domain-containing protein codes for MSYVVFQPADMIDGISTSELRTEVNDALADGVKTILIDLKDVTFMNSSAIGALVATLKSVRGEGGTLALCSLSDQVHLIFELTKMDRIFDIYGDCREFMQKNSISAS; via the coding sequence ATGAGCTATGTAGTTTTTCAGCCTGCTGACATGATAGACGGTATCAGTACCAGCGAATTACGTACTGAAGTTAACGATGCCTTAGCTGATGGCGTGAAAACAATTCTGATAGATCTTAAAGATGTCACTTTTATGAATAGTTCTGCCATTGGTGCTTTGGTTGCTACGCTTAAATCAGTGCGAGGAGAAGGTGGCACCTTGGCATTGTGTTCACTGAGTGATCAGGTGCATCTCATCTTTGAATTAACTAAAATGGACCGTATTTTTGACATTTATGGAGATTGTCGAGAATTTATGCAGAAAAATAGTATTTCTGCCAGCTAA